One part of the Streptomyces sp. NBC_00286 genome encodes these proteins:
- a CDS encoding ABC transporter permease: MAALTATAPARPRKLLASRRTRVGLLYALPVVVYLLVLFVYPIFSTLLLSLKDADGSFTLHWYVDALTGVNLSVLFTTLRISAETALLSLAFGFLLANAISRLKPLWAGLAMLVVVVPHFISALVRTYGWIIMLGDKGLVNESLAGLWVPGTPYRLLYNELGVVIGTTSMMLPYTVLLLYGVMRGVDRRLLAAASSMGAGRVTIFRRIYLPLVAPGLASAGLLSFILSLGYYITPALMGGPNQTMIATLINQQVTKENQWNGAAAQGVILLVLTLAGLLLVKAVSSLGASRKKRNAS, encoded by the coding sequence ATGGCCGCCCTCACCGCCACCGCCCCCGCGCGCCCGCGCAAGCTGCTCGCCTCCCGCCGTACCCGGGTCGGCCTCCTGTACGCGCTACCCGTGGTCGTCTACCTGCTGGTGCTGTTCGTCTACCCGATCTTCAGCACGCTGCTGCTCAGCCTGAAGGACGCCGACGGATCGTTCACCCTGCACTGGTACGTCGACGCCCTCACCGGGGTCAACCTCTCGGTGCTGTTCACCACGCTGCGGATCTCCGCCGAGACGGCGCTGCTCAGTCTCGCCTTTGGGTTCCTCCTGGCCAACGCCATCTCCCGGCTCAAGCCCCTGTGGGCCGGACTGGCCATGCTGGTCGTGGTCGTGCCGCACTTCATCAGCGCCCTGGTACGGACGTACGGCTGGATCATCATGCTCGGCGACAAGGGCCTGGTGAACGAGTCCCTGGCCGGCCTGTGGGTGCCGGGGACGCCGTACCGGCTGCTGTACAACGAGCTCGGCGTGGTCATCGGCACCACCTCGATGATGCTCCCGTACACGGTGCTGCTGCTGTACGGCGTGATGCGCGGCGTGGACCGCAGGCTGCTGGCGGCCGCCTCCAGCATGGGCGCGGGACGCGTGACGATCTTCCGCCGTATCTACCTGCCGCTGGTGGCGCCTGGCCTGGCCAGTGCCGGACTACTCAGCTTCATCCTGTCGCTGGGCTACTACATCACCCCGGCCCTGATGGGCGGACCCAACCAGACGATGATCGCCACCCTCATCAACCAGCAGGTGACCAAGGAAAACCAGTGGAACGGGGCCGCCGCGCAAGGCGTCATCCTGCTGGTCCTCACCCTCGCCGGACTGCTGCTGGTCAAGGCCGTCAGCTCGCTGGGCGCCAGCCGTAAGAAGAGGAACGCCTCATGA